CTTTGCAGTTGCAGCAGCAGATGGGGAGATTGGAGAAGATGAGTTAAGTATGATTTTCTCTAGTCCTGATGTAGATAAGTTGTCTGTAGAGGGCAAGAAAAAACTACAAACTTACTCGTGCAATCCACCGTCTTTAGAAGAGGCAATCGAGAAACTGTCGAAGGCTAACCAAGAACTCAAGTTTGGGTTAATATTTTACATCCTGAATTTGGTTTGGGTTGATGGGGTTATGACTCTAGGGGAAACAGAAGCGATTAAAATTGCTCGCCAAAAGCTGGAAATTAACGCTGTGCAGGTAGAAGCGATCGAAAAATTCATTAAACTTTTAGCAAAAGTAAGAAACGAACAAAGCCAAGAAGCATTAGAGGAGGTAAAAGCTGCTACCGAGCGAATGAAGAAAGTTGGTGTTCCTATTGGAGCCTTGGTACATTCGCAAAAGGAGCCAGAGAAGATGGAATATTCAGATGATAAATTTTGGGAAAAGATGAGAGAATTTGGCTTACAAGCAGGTAAAGGACTGGTAGAGCAAGCATTTACTATGTGGTACATAATGCACGATTCTAATATTCCCACCCAAGCTAAGTTGATAGTAGGAGGAGCATTAGCTTACTGGATTCTGCCCGTAGATATGGTTCCCGATATTCTGCCTGTTGTAGGATTTACAGACGATTTACCAATTATTGGCTCTGCTTTTGCTAGTATTGCTATGAATATCACACCCGATATTATAGCTAACGCAAGGCAACAAACCGAAGCCTTGTTTGCAGGTAAAGCAGTTCTTGAAGGGGAGATAATTGACATAAATTCTAAAAACTAGATGTAGAAGTTTTCCCACTATTTTGTCCTGTAGTTAGAAATATTTTCTAGCTTAGAGTTTGGATCGCGTTGCCATGACATCAAAAAAACTATTCTTCAAAAAGCGTGTAGGTTTTGTTCCCATACAAGTTTCCGTCCCCTTGCAGGACTTGAGGGAGTTGGTTGAGACTCGACAGCCAAGTAGTTTAACGATTGGTGTGTTAACGAAACTGGGCAATATTGATATTAACGATATAGCAAACTTTTTAAGTATTAGCATCAGCCCGCCAGCCACTGTAAGCAATCGAGTTTTGCGAACGGAAATCGGCAAAAGAATTACAGATGTATTAGAGATTATAGTTAAAAGTACATCGGGCGTTTCAATTCATCAACTCATCTGCGATGGGGTTGAGAGTTCTTTAAAAAAAGGTGGGAAACTAAGCTTAATAGACATTTTAGAAGCAATGTCCAGTGAAGTAGTTTTAGATGTTGACGAGCTTATTAATTTTTACCAAGCTTATGCAGACATAAATAAGTTTTTCTATGTGGAAGTAGAAAGTAAATCGAATGTCAAAGGACGCGACATTTTTCTTTGGCATTTCGTCGAGCGCAGTCACTTAGATAAATCTACAAAAAACACTATACTAGCCCGTATGGGAGTTGAGGTAAATCAACTAACGGCAACAGACAAAACAATCGATCTAGAAAATTTTATTAGAGGATTAGATCGAGATTTAATTCGAGAAATACTAGAGGGGTGCGATACTTTAGCAAATGAATACTCTATAAAAAATGACAGGAATTCCTCGCTAGTAAATGCCTTAATTAGTCACATTAAGCCTTTGTCTAACCTGAATAATGAATGGATATTTAAAGGAGGATTTGAAGCAACTGTACGAGCGGTACAATTTAGCTGTGATGGAAAATTTCTAGCGGCGGGTAGTGATGATAAATCGCTCCAAATTTGGAAAACCTATGATGGAGGTAACAGTTACACTCGACGCTTCAAGTTAACCCATGAAGCTGAGGTGCGTGCAATCGCTTTTAGTCCCAAAGGATACATCCTCGCTAGCGCTGGAGAAGATAGATTTATCAGATTATGGAATTGCCAAAATGGTGAGTCAATCCGTTCGTTCCCGCGCACCCAAAAGTATGGGATATTTAGCTTAGCATTCATAAATGAAGATACTTTAGCTTGCGGAAGTTGGGATCGAAGTATTACGATCTGCAATACTTCTCAAGGTGCCATGAACCGGACATTAACAGGACATGAAGGTTCAGTTTGGTCAATGGATTTCCAACCGTCTGCTAATATTTTAGCTAGCGGTTCTGACGATAAAACTGTTCGCCTTTGGGATATGGAAACGGGAAAAACTCTAAGAGTTTTAAACGGACATACTGGTGGAGTATTTTCAGTTAAATTTAGCCCAGATGGAAGAACGCTCGCAACTGGAAATTGGGATAAATCTATCCGTCTTTGGCGCGTTGAGAATGGCAAGTGTTTGGCAGAATTGAAAGGGCATGAAGCCGCAGTCTGGCAACTTCGTTATACATCAGATAGCAACTTTCTCATTAGTAGTGCAGATGATAATTCCATAAGAGTTTGGAATATAGATACGCAAGAGGTTCAATTGAAATTACAAGGACACACAAATGGTGTCTACAGTCTAGATATTTCGCCTATTCAGCCTTTGGTGGTTAGTGGAAGTTGGGACAAAACCCTGCGGATATGGAGATTGGATCTTAAAAAAAATATCGATGGAAAAATAAAAACTAGTAATATATTGGATATTGAAGCTTAATGGGAAATTTGTGAAAAAATCACAACATACTGCCTCAAGCATAGCAATAAATCAAGACTTTTACATCCAGTTGTATTCGGCTATAATTCATTGTTGCTAACAAGTTTTTAGCTGATGGAACCACCAACCGATCGCATTCGCCTTTCCCAAACTGCCAAAGATCAACTTACTAAACTCAAACGCCTCACCAAGATAGATCAGTGGAATATCCTCTGTCGGTGGGCGTTATGTTATTCCTTAGCTGAACCAACCATTCCCTCACCCGTACCAATTCCCGCCGATAGCAACGTAGAAATGACTTGGCGAGTTTTTGGGGGCGATCTGGCAGATTTCCTGCTGATCGCCTTAAAACAACGCTGTCACAATGACGGTTTAGCTACCGATAAAGACACCCTCACTACCCAATTGCGCTTACACCTACATCGCGGAATCGGTTATTTAGCAGGGGATTCCAATCTCAAAAAAGTGGAAGATTTGCTCCTGCTAGGATTGGGGGATTGATACGATCTCAGTGTGTTGAGGATCGGCTATCTCCCCATTTTGCGGAAAATTAGCTAATTTTACTGAGGAAAAGTTTTTGTTTGAGCCTGACTTGTTAATTCTCTCTAAGGCTGCTTCTACCAAGCCTTTAAACAGGGGATGGGGCGTACTAGGGCGCGATTGAAACTCTGGATGGAACTGACAAGCAATGAAAAACGGATGGTTGGGTAATTCTATCATTTCTACCAATCGCCCATCGGGAGATGTACCGCTAACTAAATAGCCGTGTTCTAGAAATAACTGGCGATAGGCGTTGTTAAACTCATAGCGGTGACGATGGCGTTCGTAAATGACTTCATCTTGGTAAAGTTTGAAGGCTAAGGTATTAGGAGTCAGGCGACAGGCATATAAACCCAGTCGCATCGTTCCCCCTAAATCCACTACATCTTGCTGTTCTGGTAACAAGTTAATGACTGGATTGCTGGTTTCAGAGTCAAATTCGGCACTATGAGCGTCTGTGAGTCCAGCTAAATCCCTCGCCCATTCAATTACCGAACATTGCATTCCCAGACATAAACCTAAGAAGGGAATTTGCTGTTCGCGGGCGTATTTAATCGCCGCAATTTTCCCATCTACCCCCCGAATCCCGAACCCTCCAGGAACTACGATTCCGTCTACGTCTTTGAGGTGGATTTCCGCACCTTCAGTTTGAATATCTTCCGAGTCTATCCACTTAACTTCAACTTCGCAATTGCTGGCGATACCTGCATGGCGCAAGGCTTCAATGACAGATAAGTAAGCGTCGTTGAGTCGAACGTA
This DNA window, taken from Merismopedia glauca CCAP 1448/3, encodes the following:
- a CDS encoding YkvA family protein, whose protein sequence is MNNWFNSALKAAGGTASNLGKNISETTSDLVKTVQGWLPFSDEDTLAFFAVLFAVAAADGEIGEDELSMIFSSPDVDKLSVEGKKKLQTYSCNPPSLEEAIEKLSKANQELKFGLIFYILNLVWVDGVMTLGETEAIKIARQKLEINAVQVEAIEKFIKLLAKVRNEQSQEALEEVKAATERMKKVGVPIGALVHSQKEPEKMEYSDDKFWEKMREFGLQAGKGLVEQAFTMWYIMHDSNIPTQAKLIVGGALAYWILPVDMVPDILPVVGFTDDLPIIGSAFASIAMNITPDIIANARQQTEALFAGKAVLEGEIIDINSKN
- a CDS encoding alpha/beta hydrolase; translation: MTSKKLFFKKRVGFVPIQVSVPLQDLRELVETRQPSSLTIGVLTKLGNIDINDIANFLSISISPPATVSNRVLRTEIGKRITDVLEIIVKSTSGVSIHQLICDGVESSLKKGGKLSLIDILEAMSSEVVLDVDELINFYQAYADINKFFYVEVESKSNVKGRDIFLWHFVERSHLDKSTKNTILARMGVEVNQLTATDKTIDLENFIRGLDRDLIREILEGCDTLANEYSIKNDRNSSLVNALISHIKPLSNLNNEWIFKGGFEATVRAVQFSCDGKFLAAGSDDKSLQIWKTYDGGNSYTRRFKLTHEAEVRAIAFSPKGYILASAGEDRFIRLWNCQNGESIRSFPRTQKYGIFSLAFINEDTLACGSWDRSITICNTSQGAMNRTLTGHEGSVWSMDFQPSANILASGSDDKTVRLWDMETGKTLRVLNGHTGGVFSVKFSPDGRTLATGNWDKSIRLWRVENGKCLAELKGHEAAVWQLRYTSDSNFLISSADDNSIRVWNIDTQEVQLKLQGHTNGVYSLDISPIQPLVVSGSWDKTLRIWRLDLKKNIDGKIKTSNILDIEA
- the dndE gene encoding DNA sulfur modification protein DndE, with the translated sequence MEPPTDRIRLSQTAKDQLTKLKRLTKIDQWNILCRWALCYSLAEPTIPSPVPIPADSNVEMTWRVFGGDLADFLLIALKQRCHNDGLATDKDTLTTQLRLHLHRGIGYLAGDSNLKKVEDLLLLGLGD